A part of Lacinutrix sp. 5H-3-7-4 genomic DNA contains:
- a CDS encoding DEAD/DEAH box helicase yields MNQGIYEELITQLVSENLNKLDKDKFYLKKTIIDKEEASNVLSKHLAKTLKHAFQLIKGKAELQIEIANKIIKLLKDELNKQEFNDDLVSIEGEILKAVFSKTDAHFSNLDLRLKEITPYTRLTQSELFTGGNGGLSLESELKKEILSSNEIYLLVSFIKFKGIIILEKELREFTERGGKLKVITTTYIGATDYKAIQLLSKLPNTEVKISYNTSNERLHAKAYLFYRSTGFHTAYIGSSNFSRSALTDGLEWNLKVTTKEVNHIIDKFNKTFDSYWKSDDFELFDDSKHKEKLQSALKQSKFSKPYENATALFDIKPFPYQKEVLEKLEVERTVHKRFRNLVVAATGTGKTVISAFDYKRFKQNNKSAKLLFLAHRKEIIQKSLSTFQGVLRNNNIGELWVDGMTPNNFEFVFASVQSVKNKFKEYNLTPDYYDYIIIDECHHQTANSYREIINYFKPKVLLGLTATPERMDGGDILEDFENKIAAEIRLPEAMNRKLLCPFQYFGITDSIDLTNVSWSRGKYAPSELTDLYTGNDRRVREIIDALEKYTKDINEVRSLGYCVTMEHAKFMAKKFTLAGLKADYLTSENSKDRVYIRQKLEKKEINYLFVVDMFNEGIDIPEIDTVLFLRPTESLTVFLQQLGRGLRLHEEKDCLTVLDFVGNSKPEYNFESKFRALIGKTNTTVLKEIEDDFPHLPLGCSIILEKKTKETILKNISAATSLNKNKLIQRIQQFQHDTNLPLTIGNFSKFYNIPLQSIYKRDSWKRLCQLAGKINDFDSKNEKEIVSAISNKWLSTNSLSYFTFILKIAKQNFNINISDLNQNEKIMLLMLHYDVWQKEGGFDSLKESIKTIGLNKILVEEIKEVLELLIENIDFKELPIQLPYEQPLKLHSRYTRDQILSAFKFSSFTKKSSNREGTALNKDLNTELLFINLIKSEENFSPTTMYDDYAVNELLFHWQTQNSARPDKGKGLSYIKHQEQNKRILLFVREKAKDEFGNTKGYVFIGEGNIKDHYGSKPMSINWELNEPLPNYLWKEAAKLSVG; encoded by the coding sequence ATGAATCAAGGAATTTACGAAGAATTAATAACCCAATTAGTATCTGAAAATTTAAATAAACTTGATAAAGATAAATTCTATTTAAAGAAAACTATAATCGATAAAGAAGAAGCTTCAAATGTTTTGTCTAAACATTTAGCTAAGACTTTAAAACACGCTTTTCAACTTATCAAAGGTAAAGCAGAATTACAAATTGAAATTGCTAACAAAATAATTAAATTACTTAAAGATGAATTAAACAAACAAGAGTTTAATGATGATTTAGTAAGTATTGAAGGAGAAATATTAAAGGCAGTATTTTCTAAAACTGATGCTCACTTTTCAAATTTAGATTTAAGATTAAAAGAAATCACTCCTTATACAAGATTAACACAAAGCGAATTATTTACAGGTGGAAACGGTGGCTTATCGCTAGAAAGTGAATTAAAAAAAGAGATTCTTTCATCAAACGAAATATATCTTCTTGTCTCTTTTATAAAATTTAAAGGAATCATTATTCTTGAAAAAGAGTTACGAGAATTTACAGAACGTGGTGGAAAACTAAAAGTAATTACCACAACATATATCGGAGCAACAGATTACAAAGCAATTCAACTACTTTCTAAGCTTCCAAATACTGAAGTTAAAATATCATACAATACAAGTAACGAAAGGTTACATGCTAAAGCATATCTTTTTTATAGAAGCACTGGATTTCATACAGCATATATTGGCTCTTCAAACTTCTCAAGGTCAGCTTTAACTGATGGTTTAGAGTGGAATTTAAAAGTTACAACCAAAGAAGTAAATCACATAATCGATAAATTCAATAAGACATTTGACTCTTATTGGAAAAGTGATGATTTTGAATTATTTGATGATTCTAAGCACAAAGAGAAATTGCAAAGCGCCTTAAAGCAGAGTAAGTTTAGTAAACCTTATGAAAACGCAACAGCTTTGTTTGATATTAAGCCTTTTCCGTATCAAAAAGAAGTATTAGAAAAACTAGAAGTAGAAAGAACGGTTCATAAAAGATTTAGAAATCTTGTAGTTGCAGCTACTGGGACAGGAAAAACTGTTATTTCTGCATTTGATTATAAACGCTTCAAACAAAATAACAAATCTGCAAAATTACTATTTCTAGCACATAGAAAGGAAATCATACAAAAATCATTGTCTACTTTTCAAGGTGTTTTAAGAAATAATAATATTGGTGAATTATGGGTTGACGGTATGACTCCTAATAACTTCGAGTTTGTATTTGCTTCGGTACAATCTGTTAAAAACAAATTTAAAGAATACAACTTAACTCCTGATTATTATGATTACATCATAATAGATGAATGTCATCATCAAACAGCTAATAGTTATAGAGAAATAATAAATTATTTTAAACCAAAGGTTTTACTTGGCTTAACTGCTACTCCAGAACGAATGGATGGTGGAGACATTTTAGAAGATTTTGAGAATAAGATTGCTGCAGAAATTAGACTTCCAGAGGCAATGAATAGAAAATTGCTTTGTCCTTTTCAATATTTTGGAATTACCGATAGTATTGATTTAACCAATGTAAGTTGGTCAAGAGGGAAATATGCACCAAGTGAATTAACAGATTTGTATACAGGGAATGACAGAAGAGTTAGAGAAATCATAGATGCATTAGAAAAATACACAAAAGATATAAATGAAGTTAGGTCTTTAGGTTATTGTGTTACAATGGAACATGCAAAATTCATGGCTAAAAAATTTACTTTAGCTGGATTAAAAGCTGACTATTTAACTAGCGAAAACAGTAAAGACAGAGTTTATATTCGTCAGAAATTAGAAAAAAAAGAAATCAATTATCTATTTGTTGTCGACATGTTTAACGAAGGAATCGATATTCCAGAAATCGATACGGTTTTATTTTTAAGACCGACGGAAAGCTTAACAGTCTTTTTACAACAATTAGGAAGAGGATTAAGACTTCATGAAGAGAAAGACTGCTTGACAGTTTTAGATTTTGTTGGAAACTCAAAACCTGAATACAACTTTGAAAGCAAGTTTAGAGCTTTAATAGGTAAAACAAATACAACTGTTTTAAAAGAAATTGAGGACGATTTCCCTCATCTACCTTTAGGTTGCTCTATCATTTTAGAGAAAAAGACAAAAGAAACAATACTTAAAAATATTTCAGCTGCAACCTCATTAAATAAGAATAAGTTAATTCAAAGAATACAGCAATTTCAACATGACACTAATCTACCTTTAACAATCGGCAACTTTAGTAAGTTTTATAATATACCATTACAATCAATATATAAAAGAGATAGTTGGAAAAGACTGTGTCAATTAGCAGGAAAAATTAATGATTTTGATTCAAAAAATGAGAAAGAAATAGTCTCTGCCATATCAAATAAATGGCTTTCAACAAATTCGTTAAGCTATTTTACATTCATTTTAAAAATTGCCAAACAAAATTTTAATATAAATATTTCAGATTTAAATCAAAATGAAAAAATCATGCTTTTAATGTTACATTATGATGTTTGGCAAAAAGAAGGTGGATTTGATTCATTAAAAGAAAGTATAAAAACGATTGGTTTAAATAAAATTTTAGTTGAAGAAATCAAAGAAGTTCTCGAATTATTAATTGAAAACATCGATTTTAAGGAATTACCTATTCAGCTACCGTACGAACAACCATTAAAATTACATAGTCGTTATACTAGAGACCAAATTTTATCAGCATTTAAATTTAGTAGTTTCACCAAAAAATCATCAAATAGAGAAGGTACCGCATTAAATAAAGATTTGAATACCGAATTACTATTTATCAACCTTATTAAGTCAGAAGAAAACTTTTCACCAACCACAATGTATGATGATTATGCTGTGAATGAGTTACTATTTCATTGGCAAACTCAAAACTCAGCAAGACCTGATAAAGGAAAAGGATTATCTTATATAAAACATCAAGAACAAAATAAACGAATCTTACTTTTTGTTCGTGAAAAAGCAAAAGATGAATTTGGTAATACAAAAGGTTATGTCTTTATAGGAGAAGGAAATATAAAAGACCATTACGGTTCAAAACCAATGAGTATCAATTGGGAGTTAAACGAACCATTGCCCAATTATTTGTGGAAAGAAGCGGCAAAACTTTCCGTGGGCTAA